One stretch of Kogia breviceps isolate mKogBre1 chromosome 18, mKogBre1 haplotype 1, whole genome shotgun sequence DNA includes these proteins:
- the PMIS2 gene encoding transmembrane protein PMIS2: MSPKPAADAPPAPGTPPAPGAPPAPGTPPAPGAPPAPGTPPAPGAPPAPGAPPNEAKPQGPVQTPEELAFYAPDYLCMTVIGVLLFPPLGLPAAFFCYKVNQNPNLKLPFLQTKEANKNSDWEVAYINSGRTGWLDVFAILIGLGITYYYALFV, translated from the exons ATGTCCCCGAAACCCGCCGCAGATGCCCCACCCGCTCCAGGCACCCCACCTGCTCCAGGGGCCCCACCCGCTCCAGGCACCCCACCTGCTCCAGGGGCCCCACCCGCTCCAGGCACCCCACCTGCTCCAGGGGCCCCACCCGCTCCAGGCGCCCCACCTAACGAAGCTAAGCCACAAGGGCCTGTCCAGACACCAGAAGAACTGGCATTTTATGCCCCGGATTACTTGTGTATGACCGTCATAGGCGTACTTCTTTTTCCTCCCCTGGGACTACCAGCAGCCTTCTTCTGTTACAAGGTAAACCA AAACCCAAATCTAAAGCTCCCATTCCTACAGACCAAGGAGGCCAACAAGAACAGCGATTGGGAAGTGGCTTATATCAACTCAGGCCGAACTGGTTGGCTGGATGTATTCGCTATACTCATCGGTTTAGGCATCACTTATTACTATGCCCTATTTGTGTGA